In one window of Frigoriglobus tundricola DNA:
- a CDS encoding PSD1 and planctomycete cytochrome C domain-containing protein — translation MRLSTLRPAVVFVSVTAALLTGLHAPGRAQPKDKDKVDPDHVAKMAKGTALFKASVRGILQAKCVKCHSGERVEGEFDMNTREALLKGGARGTGIVPGDHKKSLIYQLTAHQKEPHMPHERAKLPDADIARIAEWIDLGAPYDKPFIATDETAWTRKVTPAEGKKHWAYQPLLKDIQNPRPELKNPIDGFLQAKLDAAGIKPNPAADKRTLVRRAYLGLIGLPPTPEQVDQFLKDDSPGAFAKVVDGLLASPHFGEKQARHWLDLVRFAESHGFEHDYDRPTAYHYRDFVIKALNADLPFDTFAKWQLAGDEIRPNDPLALMATGYLAAGVHSTQITKNEVEKHRYDELDDVLGNIGTTFLGLTVGCARCHDHKYDAIPARDYYRMLAAFTTTVRTEVDLDLEPEKYATAKATFDAEHKRFTDALAQFEAEQLPARFAAWEKDRAGKPLPASGWVLPKVAASKSAGGATLVTQADGSVLVSGKNPTTETLTFELVTDLESIRSLRVEALTHPSLVKGGPGRATNGNFALSDVRVLAEPVNPKDAPPVRVKLTGARATFEQKGLPVSAAIDDNTTSAWAVDPQFGKDHAAAFDFEKPVEFRGGTKLTVTLAFNNNTGHGMGRPRFSVSASKKPELTAAATAEAVRTALALPADKRAPEQAATLLRWYAPQDAEYLKLQKDERDHLAKAPKPNKVKALVSSEGLPAIRLHTQGDDFLKETHFLRRGDPGQKSGVASVAFLQTLMPDAEAQTRWVKPAPAGSRLSYQRTAFANWLTDTDGGAGHLLARVIVNRLWAEHFGRGLVATVSDFGTRGDPPSHPELLDFLAGELIRNGWKLKPIHKLILTSAAYQQSSARDEAKAKLDPENKLVWRQPVRRLQAEVIRDSILAVGGRLNTTMYGPGTLSEESPRRSIYFTMKRSKLIPSLVVFDAPDGTTGVGERPSTTVAPQSLHLMNNPHVRAAAHGLAKRAAGAGNATDAEAVTRAYTIALGRAPTKDELADAVAFLKGHTGTAREAALADLCQVLFCLNEFLNAE, via the coding sequence ATGCGCCTTTCTACTCTCCGCCCCGCAGTCGTTTTTGTCTCTGTCACCGCGGCGCTCCTGACGGGGCTCCACGCGCCCGGCCGCGCACAGCCCAAAGACAAGGACAAGGTCGATCCCGACCACGTCGCGAAGATGGCGAAGGGCACCGCGCTTTTTAAAGCCAGCGTGCGCGGCATCCTTCAAGCGAAGTGCGTGAAGTGCCACAGCGGCGAGCGCGTCGAGGGCGAGTTCGACATGAACACCCGCGAAGCGCTCCTCAAGGGCGGCGCACGCGGCACCGGGATCGTGCCCGGCGACCACAAAAAGAGCCTGATCTACCAGCTCACGGCGCACCAGAAAGAACCGCACATGCCGCACGAGCGGGCCAAGTTGCCCGACGCGGACATCGCCCGGATCGCCGAATGGATCGACCTCGGCGCGCCCTACGACAAGCCGTTCATCGCGACCGACGAAACCGCGTGGACACGAAAGGTCACGCCCGCCGAAGGCAAGAAGCACTGGGCCTATCAGCCGCTCCTGAAAGACATCCAGAACCCGCGGCCGGAGCTGAAGAACCCGATCGACGGCTTCCTGCAAGCCAAACTCGACGCCGCCGGCATCAAGCCGAACCCCGCGGCGGACAAACGCACACTCGTCCGCCGCGCGTACCTCGGTCTGATCGGCTTACCCCCCACTCCGGAGCAGGTCGATCAGTTCCTCAAGGACGATTCGCCCGGCGCCTTCGCCAAGGTCGTGGACGGACTGCTCGCATCGCCACACTTCGGAGAAAAGCAGGCGCGGCACTGGCTCGACCTCGTGCGGTTCGCCGAGAGTCACGGGTTCGAGCACGACTACGACCGCCCCACCGCCTACCACTACCGCGACTTCGTCATCAAGGCGCTGAACGCGGACCTGCCCTTCGACACGTTCGCGAAGTGGCAACTCGCGGGCGACGAGATCCGCCCCAACGACCCGCTTGCGCTGATGGCGACCGGCTACCTCGCGGCCGGGGTCCACAGCACTCAGATCACCAAGAACGAGGTCGAGAAGCACCGGTACGACGAGCTCGACGACGTGCTCGGGAACATCGGCACCACGTTCCTCGGTCTCACGGTCGGCTGCGCGCGGTGCCACGATCACAAGTACGATGCGATCCCCGCCCGCGACTACTACCGCATGCTCGCCGCGTTCACCACCACCGTGCGCACGGAAGTCGATCTCGATCTGGAGCCCGAAAAGTACGCGACCGCAAAGGCCACGTTCGATGCGGAACACAAGCGGTTCACGGACGCACTCGCACAGTTTGAAGCGGAGCAGCTCCCGGCCCGGTTCGCGGCGTGGGAGAAGGACCGGGCGGGCAAACCGCTCCCTGCTAGCGGTTGGGTGCTGCCGAAAGTTGCGGCGAGCAAATCGGCCGGCGGCGCGACACTCGTTACTCAGGCTGATGGCAGCGTGCTGGTGTCCGGCAAGAACCCGACCACCGAGACGCTCACCTTCGAACTGGTGACGGATCTGGAGAGTATCCGGTCGCTACGGGTGGAAGCACTCACGCACCCGTCCCTTGTGAAAGGCGGACCGGGTCGGGCCACCAACGGCAACTTCGCGCTGTCCGATGTCCGCGTGCTGGCGGAGCCGGTGAACCCGAAGGACGCGCCGCCGGTACGCGTAAAGCTGACCGGCGCTCGCGCGACGTTCGAGCAGAAAGGGCTACCGGTTTCGGCGGCGATCGATGACAACACCACGAGCGCATGGGCCGTCGATCCGCAGTTCGGCAAGGACCACGCCGCCGCGTTCGACTTCGAGAAACCGGTCGAGTTCCGGGGCGGCACGAAGCTCACCGTCACGCTGGCGTTCAACAACAACACCGGTCACGGCATGGGCCGCCCGCGGTTCAGCGTGAGCGCGAGCAAAAAGCCCGAACTCACCGCCGCCGCGACCGCGGAGGCCGTTCGGACGGCGCTGGCGCTCCCCGCCGACAAGCGCGCGCCGGAACAAGCCGCGACCCTGCTGCGCTGGTACGCCCCGCAGGACGCGGAGTATCTGAAGCTCCAGAAGGACGAGCGCGACCACCTCGCGAAAGCGCCGAAGCCGAACAAGGTGAAGGCGCTGGTTTCCAGCGAGGGGTTACCGGCGATCCGGCTGCACACGCAGGGCGACGACTTCCTGAAGGAAACGCACTTCCTCCGCCGCGGCGACCCGGGGCAGAAGTCCGGGGTGGCGTCGGTCGCGTTCCTGCAAACGCTCATGCCCGACGCCGAAGCCCAGACCCGATGGGTAAAGCCCGCGCCCGCGGGCTCGCGCCTGAGTTACCAGCGCACGGCGTTCGCGAACTGGCTCACCGACACGGACGGCGGGGCGGGCCACCTGCTCGCGCGGGTGATCGTGAACCGGCTCTGGGCCGAACACTTCGGCCGCGGGCTGGTCGCCACGGTGAGCGACTTCGGCACCCGCGGTGATCCGCCGAGCCACCCCGAATTGCTCGACTTCCTCGCCGGCGAACTCATCCGCAACGGCTGGAAGCTGAAGCCGATTCACAAGCTGATCCTGACGAGCGCCGCGTACCAACAAAGCTCCGCGCGCGACGAGGCGAAGGCCAAGCTCGACCCGGAGAACAAGCTGGTGTGGCGGCAACCGGTGCGGCGCCTGCAAGCGGAAGTGATCCGCGACAGCATCCTGGCCGTCGGCGGGCGCCTCAACACAACGATGTACGGCCCCGGCACGCTCTCGGAGGAGAGCCCGCGGCGGAGCATCTACTTCACGATGAAGCGGAGCAAGCTGATCCCGTCGCTCGTCGTGTTCGACGCCCCCGACGGCACGACGGGCGTTGGCGAGCGGCCGAGTACGACCGTGGCCCCGCAATCGCTGCACCTGATGAACAATCCGCACGTGCGGGCCGCGGCCCACGGGCTCGCCAAACGCGCCGCGGGCGCCGGCAACGCCACGGACGCCGAAGCGGTCACGCGGGCGTACACGATCGCACTGGGCCGCGCACCGACGAAGGACGAACTGGCGGACGCCGTCGCGTTCCTCAAGGGCCACACCGGGACCGCGCGCGAGGCCGCGCTGGCCGACCTGTGCCAGGTGCTGTTCTGCCTGAACGAGTTCCTGAACGCGGAGTGA
- a CDS encoding putative signal transducing protein, with protein sequence MSHGEHDVVKVYSGPVVTVELYQQALREAGISSNVVGLNLSASFGSAIPDSVELWVKSEDAERATAAIEKYEAENRA encoded by the coding sequence ATGAGCCACGGCGAACACGATGTGGTCAAGGTGTATTCCGGCCCGGTGGTCACGGTGGAACTGTACCAACAGGCCCTCAGAGAAGCCGGCATCTCGAGCAACGTTGTCGGGCTGAACCTGAGCGCCAGTTTCGGCAGCGCGATACCGGACTCCGTCGAGCTGTGGGTGAAAAGCGAGGACGCGGAGCGGGCGACGGCCGCCATCGAGAAGTACGAGGCCGAGAACCGCGCCTGA
- a CDS encoding pyridoxine 5'-phosphate synthase, with amino-acid sequence MIRLGVNIDHVATVRQARRANEPDPVAAAVLATLGGADGITVHLREDRRHIQDRDVYLLRETVTTRLNLELAAYDEIIAIALKVKPDEATLVPEKRQELTTEGGLDVTANVASVSAATERLKAAGIHVSLFIDPDPRQIDAAHRLKADAIEFQTASYSEAKGETAVARELEKLRSGTAQAVGLGLHVHMGHGLNYWNVQPVVRIAGVEELNIGHSIVSRAVLVGMDRAVREMKQVMQEHYPNPRK; translated from the coding sequence ATGATTCGCTTAGGTGTGAACATCGACCACGTGGCGACCGTGCGGCAGGCGCGACGGGCGAACGAGCCGGACCCGGTCGCGGCGGCGGTGCTGGCCACGCTCGGCGGCGCCGACGGCATCACCGTTCACTTGCGCGAGGACCGCCGGCACATTCAGGACCGCGACGTGTACCTGCTGCGCGAAACCGTCACCACGCGGCTCAACCTGGAACTGGCGGCTTACGACGAGATCATCGCGATCGCGCTCAAGGTGAAACCGGACGAAGCGACGCTCGTACCGGAGAAGCGCCAGGAACTGACCACCGAGGGCGGGTTGGACGTCACGGCGAACGTCGCGAGCGTGAGCGCCGCGACCGAGCGCCTGAAGGCCGCGGGCATCCACGTCTCGCTATTCATCGACCCGGACCCGCGCCAGATCGATGCCGCCCACCGGCTCAAGGCCGACGCGATCGAGTTCCAGACCGCGAGCTACTCCGAAGCGAAGGGCGAGACCGCGGTGGCCCGCGAACTGGAGAAGCTCCGCAGCGGGACGGCGCAGGCGGTCGGCCTGGGGCTCCACGTCCACATGGGCCATGGGCTGAACTACTGGAACGTGCAACCGGTGGTGCGCATTGCCGGCGTCGAGGAGCTGAACATCGGCCACAGCATCGTGTCGCGTGCGGTGCTGGTGGGCATGGACCGCGCCGTCCGCGAGATGAAGCAGGTGATGCAGGAGCACTACCCGAACCCGCGGAAGTGA
- a CDS encoding transposase, which translates to MSELFRFFDPDEDVAVTARRLPHWAQAGALCFLTWRTWDSIPAPALDSWFRTRSSWLAGRNISPTDPHWRERVRGLTEPERCEFHRTVSTRWHELLDCCEGECVLRRPELAGIVAASIRYFDGDRYRVTDFVVMPNHVHLLVSFPSETQMLAQCESWKHYTAVRLNKALGRKGRFWQVDGFDHLVRSDQQFDVLRDYIATNPVRAKLRSGEFVHYALALDPFEVGDALRA; encoded by the coding sequence ATGAGCGAACTGTTTAGGTTCTTCGATCCGGACGAAGACGTGGCGGTTACAGCGCGACGACTCCCGCACTGGGCGCAAGCTGGCGCGCTCTGCTTTCTCACCTGGCGAACCTGGGACTCGATTCCCGCGCCCGCTCTCGACTCGTGGTTCCGAACCCGGTCGTCGTGGCTCGCGGGTCGGAACATCAGTCCGACCGACCCGCACTGGCGCGAGCGCGTGCGCGGCCTGACGGAACCCGAACGATGCGAATTCCACCGAACGGTTTCGACCCGGTGGCACGAACTACTCGACTGCTGTGAGGGTGAATGTGTGCTCCGGCGGCCGGAACTGGCCGGGATCGTCGCCGCGAGCATCCGGTATTTTGACGGCGACCGGTACCGCGTTACGGACTTCGTTGTGATGCCCAACCACGTCCATCTGCTCGTTTCATTTCCGTCCGAAACGCAAATGCTCGCACAATGCGAGAGCTGGAAACACTACACCGCGGTTCGGCTGAACAAGGCGCTTGGTCGGAAGGGACGGTTCTGGCAGGTGGACGGGTTCGACCATCTCGTTCGGAGCGACCAGCAGTTCGACGTCCTGCGCGATTACATCGCGACAAATCCAGTCCGGGCAAAACTTCGCTCCGGCGAATTCGTTCACTACGCACTCGCACTCGATCCGTTCGAGGTTGGCGACGCGCTCCGCGCATAA
- a CDS encoding protein-tyrosine phosphatase family protein gives MRHIDRRALWIGTARDARDMRAVLDAGIEAVVDLAKMCEPVQPTRELVYLRYPLVDGAGNPPWLIGTAAHAVADLLRRGVPTLVACDGGMSRSVVIAAIAVWHDAPDVSPDEHLRRIAANGPADVQPTLWAEVKQHACSASGAGYQRSE, from the coding sequence ATGCGACACATCGATAGGCGTGCCCTGTGGATCGGAACCGCGCGCGACGCGCGGGATATGCGAGCGGTCCTGGACGCGGGCATCGAGGCCGTTGTCGATCTGGCGAAGATGTGCGAGCCGGTCCAACCCACACGCGAGCTGGTGTACCTACGATACCCGCTCGTGGACGGCGCCGGTAACCCGCCGTGGCTGATCGGCACGGCGGCGCATGCCGTTGCGGACTTGCTCCGGCGCGGCGTTCCGACGCTCGTCGCGTGCGACGGCGGGATGAGCCGCTCGGTGGTGATCGCAGCCATAGCAGTTTGGCACGACGCGCCCGACGTTTCGCCTGACGAACACCTGCGACGGATCGCGGCGAACGGCCCCGCGGACGTTCAGCCGACTCTATGGGCTGAGGTGAAGCAGCATGCATGCTCTGCATCGGGTGCGGGCTACCAGCGGAGCGAGTGA
- a CDS encoding DEAD/DEAH box helicase — MVPEDWLKKYGLLTRMGTVEGDNVRFSQAQVGVLDALLSSRPEVTFDKQFARARDRLKQFEGVSPADPPAKFQGDLRGYQREGLGWLQFLRTFGFGGCLADEMGLGKTVQVLALLAGKRKGPALVVVPRSLVFNWKQEAARFAPDLKVLVHFGVGREKTAPPFKDYDIVLTTYGTLRNDAAVFAAFRFDTCVLDESQAAKNASTETAKAVRLINADHRLALSGTPVENHLGELWTLFDFLNPGMLGRAALVGTGPVRNPDAETREILAKALRPFILRRTKDQVAKDLPAKTEQTVYCDLEADQRKLYDELREHYRQSLLAKVDSVGMGRSKIQVLEALLRLRQAACHPGLLDKKRLKEGSAKLDVLLPQLAELAESGHKALVFSQFTSLLSIVKSRLDDAGITYEYLDGRTRDRAARVERFQTDPDCKLFLVSLKAGGVGLNLTAAEYVFLLDPWWNPAVEAQAIDRSHRIGQTKPVFAYRLIARGTVEEKVLALQQSKRELADAILGGGGNLITDLKREDLELLLS; from the coding sequence ATGGTGCCGGAGGACTGGCTCAAGAAGTACGGCCTGCTCACCCGCATGGGCACCGTCGAGGGGGACAACGTCCGCTTCTCACAGGCCCAGGTCGGGGTGCTCGACGCGCTCCTGTCGTCGCGCCCGGAGGTGACGTTCGACAAGCAGTTCGCCCGCGCCCGCGACCGGCTGAAGCAGTTCGAGGGCGTCTCCCCGGCCGACCCGCCCGCCAAGTTCCAGGGCGACCTGCGGGGCTACCAGCGGGAGGGGCTGGGCTGGCTCCAGTTCCTCCGCACCTTCGGGTTCGGCGGGTGCCTGGCCGACGAGATGGGGCTGGGGAAAACCGTTCAGGTGCTCGCGCTCCTGGCCGGCAAGCGCAAGGGGCCGGCGCTGGTGGTCGTGCCCCGGTCGCTGGTGTTCAACTGGAAGCAGGAGGCCGCCCGCTTCGCCCCGGACCTGAAGGTGCTCGTCCACTTCGGCGTGGGGCGAGAGAAGACGGCCCCGCCGTTCAAGGACTACGACATCGTTCTGACCACTTACGGCACGCTCCGCAACGACGCCGCGGTGTTCGCCGCGTTCCGCTTCGACACCTGCGTGCTGGACGAGTCCCAGGCGGCCAAGAACGCCAGCACCGAAACGGCCAAGGCGGTGCGCCTCATCAACGCCGACCACCGGCTCGCGCTCAGCGGCACGCCGGTCGAGAACCACCTCGGCGAGCTGTGGACGCTGTTCGACTTCCTGAACCCCGGGATGCTCGGCCGGGCGGCCCTCGTCGGCACGGGGCCGGTCCGCAACCCGGACGCCGAGACCCGCGAGATCCTCGCGAAGGCGCTGCGCCCGTTCATCCTGCGCCGCACCAAGGACCAGGTGGCGAAGGACCTGCCGGCCAAGACCGAACAGACGGTGTACTGCGACCTCGAAGCGGACCAGCGGAAGCTCTACGATGAGCTGCGCGAGCACTACCGGCAGTCGCTGCTGGCCAAGGTGGATTCGGTCGGCATGGGGCGCTCGAAGATTCAAGTGCTGGAGGCCCTGTTGCGGCTGCGCCAGGCGGCCTGCCACCCCGGACTGCTGGACAAGAAGCGCCTGAAGGAGGGGAGCGCGAAGCTGGACGTGCTGCTCCCGCAGCTCGCGGAACTCGCCGAGAGCGGCCACAAGGCGCTGGTCTTCTCGCAGTTCACGAGCCTGCTCAGCATCGTGAAGTCACGGCTCGACGACGCGGGAATCACGTACGAGTACCTCGACGGCCGGACGCGCGACCGGGCGGCCCGCGTCGAGCGGTTCCAGACGGACCCCGACTGTAAGTTGTTCCTGGTGAGTCTGAAGGCGGGCGGCGTGGGCCTGAACCTGACGGCCGCCGAGTACGTGTTCCTGCTCGACCCGTGGTGGAACCCGGCGGTGGAGGCGCAGGCGATCGACCGCAGCCACCGCATCGGCCAGACCAAGCCGGTGTTCGCGTACCGGCTGATCGCCCGCGGCACGGTCGAGGAGAAGGTGCTGGCGCTCCAGCAGAGCAAGCGGGAACTGGCCGACGCGATCCTGGGCGGCGGCGGCAACCTGATCACCGACCTGAAGCGCGAGGACCTGGAACTGCTGCTGTCGTGA
- a CDS encoding SWIM zinc finger family protein yields MNLTARLSSQVPATVRDRGQEDYRSGSVFLDEINSRQVLATVEGTETCEVDLNLDGRTIYAYCTCPTVSNHGTLCRHIWATVLAADTRKFANGVSGPLRLVLEDTGDVDDDYVDPSPFRFPVAPPTAPPARSPSNDWKNQLAALSREVQPPAPVTDPRRTAERQLLYVADAPASDIAKKLVLEVNIQERKKNGEWGKPKAQSLSPAQIEALTDPADRQLLSLLGGAERGDNYGYYNNYSSYGYGYGVLRYRLAGLLLDSVLPLLAASGRVKLQRNPHPPVVLEDAVPDLDPPWQLSVGVTHDAAKKKWVLAGGLKRGDRTMALTEPALIVPGLVFWDGRFSRLDDAGAFPWVPILRRAGTIAVPVNKSQEFLGQLLQMPRLPKLDLPAELHYTEETVPPRPLLKIKAPKHRYGDAVLNTDLSFDYAGQVIPAGAAGRGVFLADDKRFVVRPRRGSRRRAAPEPPRRARAGPRAASGSRSSRPCSRGSCASCPPPAGEWRRRASCTATSATSNWTCTARTTGSTSRRPPTSTATRCRSRGCSRR; encoded by the coding sequence ATGAATCTCACCGCGCGGCTCTCGTCACAAGTCCCCGCGACCGTCCGCGACCGTGGACAAGAGGACTACCGCTCCGGGTCCGTGTTCCTGGACGAAATCAACTCCCGACAGGTGCTCGCGACCGTCGAGGGGACCGAGACGTGCGAGGTCGATCTGAACCTCGACGGGCGCACGATTTACGCCTACTGCACCTGCCCCACCGTGAGTAACCACGGGACGTTGTGCCGGCACATCTGGGCAACCGTACTGGCCGCCGACACGCGCAAGTTCGCCAACGGCGTCAGCGGGCCGCTCCGGCTCGTTCTCGAAGACACGGGGGACGTCGATGACGACTACGTTGATCCGTCCCCGTTCCGGTTCCCCGTCGCCCCCCCCACTGCCCCGCCGGCGCGGTCCCCGAGCAACGACTGGAAGAACCAGCTCGCGGCCCTCAGTCGCGAGGTTCAACCCCCGGCGCCGGTGACCGACCCCCGGCGCACGGCCGAGCGGCAGTTGCTCTATGTCGCCGACGCCCCGGCCAGTGACATCGCGAAGAAGCTGGTGCTGGAAGTCAACATTCAGGAGCGCAAGAAAAACGGCGAGTGGGGCAAGCCCAAAGCGCAGTCCCTGAGCCCGGCGCAGATCGAGGCGCTGACCGACCCGGCCGACCGGCAGCTCCTCTCGCTCCTCGGCGGCGCCGAGCGCGGCGACAACTACGGGTATTACAACAACTACTCCAGCTACGGGTACGGCTACGGCGTGCTGCGCTACCGCCTCGCCGGGCTGCTCCTGGATTCCGTCCTGCCGCTCCTCGCCGCGTCCGGGCGCGTGAAGCTCCAGCGCAACCCGCACCCGCCGGTCGTCCTGGAGGACGCCGTTCCCGATCTCGACCCGCCCTGGCAGTTGAGTGTCGGTGTCACGCACGACGCGGCCAAAAAGAAGTGGGTGCTCGCGGGGGGCCTGAAGCGCGGCGACCGGACGATGGCGCTGACCGAGCCGGCGCTCATCGTGCCGGGGCTGGTGTTCTGGGACGGCCGGTTCTCCCGGCTGGACGACGCCGGCGCGTTCCCGTGGGTGCCGATCCTGCGCCGCGCCGGCACCATCGCCGTTCCGGTCAACAAGTCGCAGGAGTTCCTCGGCCAGCTGCTCCAGATGCCCCGGCTGCCCAAGCTCGACCTGCCCGCGGAGCTGCACTACACCGAAGAAACCGTCCCGCCCCGGCCGCTCCTCAAGATCAAAGCGCCCAAGCACCGCTACGGCGACGCGGTGCTGAACACCGACCTGTCGTTCGATTACGCCGGCCAGGTCATCCCCGCGGGCGCGGCCGGGCGGGGCGTCTTCCTGGCCGACGACAAGCGGTTCGTCGTGCGACCCCGCCGCGGAAGCCGCCGCCGCGCAGCACCTGAGCCGCCTCGGCGCGCCCGGGCTGGTCCGAGGGCGGCCAGCGGCTCCAGATCAAGCCGACCGTGCTCCCGCGGCTCGTGCGCGAGCTGTCCGCCGCCGGCTGGCGAGTGGAGGCGGAGGGCAAGCTGTACCGCCACGTCAGCGACTTCAAACTGGACGTGCACAGCGAGAACGACTGGTTCGACCTCAAGGCGACCGCCAACTTCGACGGCCACGCGGTGCCGTTCCCGCGGCTGCTCGCGGCGCTGA
- a CDS encoding DUF1559 family PulG-like putative transporter, with the protein MRRGFSMIEVLVALAIVALTVSLLLPGVQKVRESAACLRCANNLKQLGLALHTHHDQYARFPSGGTLWNVPPTYLSGTPALAPVQNAGWGFQLLPLIDRADLYGSPALVVPTPVTLYFCPSRRAPLAPADRGLIDYASATGPGGGATETGPYYGVIARNPNRVTGADVTDGLSNTFVIGEKGLDPAKYLTGCWYDDTGAMAGWDNDIVCVTALGLARDSAESVAYRFGSAHPSGMNAVWGDGSVRAIRYTITPAVLTALGDRRDGAVVN; encoded by the coding sequence ATGCGCCGCGGGTTCTCGATGATCGAGGTCCTTGTCGCCCTCGCGATCGTCGCACTGACCGTCAGCTTGTTGCTCCCGGGCGTGCAAAAGGTGCGCGAATCGGCCGCGTGTCTCCGGTGTGCGAATAACCTGAAACAGCTCGGGCTCGCGCTCCATACGCACCACGACCAGTACGCCCGCTTCCCGTCGGGTGGCACGCTCTGGAACGTGCCCCCGACGTATCTGTCCGGTACCCCGGCCCTCGCCCCGGTCCAGAACGCCGGCTGGGGGTTCCAGTTGCTGCCGCTCATCGACCGGGCCGACCTCTATGGGAGCCCGGCCCTCGTGGTGCCGACTCCTGTCACCCTGTACTTCTGCCCCAGCCGCCGCGCGCCCCTGGCACCCGCGGACCGCGGCCTGATCGACTACGCGTCGGCCACGGGGCCGGGCGGTGGCGCGACCGAGACGGGGCCGTACTACGGGGTGATCGCGCGCAACCCGAATCGGGTGACCGGCGCCGATGTGACCGACGGGCTCTCCAACACGTTCGTCATCGGTGAGAAGGGGCTGGACCCGGCCAAGTACCTCACCGGGTGCTGGTACGACGACACCGGCGCGATGGCCGGTTGGGACAACGACATCGTTTGCGTCACGGCCCTCGGCCTCGCTCGTGACAGCGCCGAGAGCGTCGCGTACCGGTTCGGGTCCGCACACCCGAGCGGGATGAACGCGGTTTGGGGTGACGGTTCGGTCCGGGCGATCCGTTACACGATCACGCCGGCGGTATTAACCGCCCTCGGCGACCGCCGCGACGGGGCGGTTGTGAATTGA
- a CDS encoding DUF1349 domain-containing protein translates to MLRTATVLALASAAAVVAAPAPPPTEKERLAKYWGTTDGGGEFELKGKQLTVRSTVGKPNHYGWWEEPIAVPRTGRPVKGDFEITVQVLEAATPRKDAKVDHGAPSTSAGLYIHGANTTLRYYLNQSYDQFAGGAVGTDLRRWVGLEANFPNGGASGMMGSVEDGKLPFLRLIRRGKVVTMSNSVDGEKWSEPNNPFANLDMGIPDELTVGVFVSHSTYQFGHATFDKFTIEKPKSEKAK, encoded by the coding sequence ATGCTCCGCACCGCAACGGTTCTCGCACTCGCTTCCGCCGCCGCCGTGGTCGCCGCCCCGGCCCCGCCGCCGACCGAAAAGGAACGGCTCGCGAAGTACTGGGGCACGACCGACGGCGGCGGGGAGTTCGAACTCAAGGGCAAGCAACTCACGGTGCGCTCGACCGTCGGTAAACCCAATCATTACGGGTGGTGGGAGGAGCCCATCGCCGTGCCGCGGACGGGCCGCCCCGTCAAAGGCGACTTCGAGATCACCGTGCAGGTTCTGGAGGCCGCCACCCCCCGGAAGGATGCGAAGGTCGATCACGGGGCGCCGTCAACCAGCGCCGGGCTGTACATTCACGGCGCCAACACCACTCTGCGCTACTACCTGAACCAGAGCTACGATCAGTTCGCCGGCGGGGCCGTTGGCACCGACCTCCGGCGGTGGGTGGGGCTCGAAGCCAACTTCCCCAACGGCGGGGCCTCCGGCATGATGGGCTCCGTTGAAGACGGCAAATTGCCTTTCCTGCGGCTCATTCGCAGGGGCAAAGTCGTCACGATGTCGAACAGCGTCGACGGCGAGAAGTGGTCGGAGCCGAACAACCCGTTCGCCAATCTCGATATGGGCATTCCCGACGAACTCACCGTCGGCGTGTTTGTCTCGCACTCGACCTACCAGTTCGGGCACGCCACGTTCGACAAGTTCACGATCGAAAAGCCGAAAAGCGAAAAGGCGAAGTGA